A window of the Scleropages formosus chromosome 21, fSclFor1.1, whole genome shotgun sequence genome harbors these coding sequences:
- the trmu gene encoding mitochondrial tRNA-specific 2-thiouridylase 1 isoform X2: MAVRRHVVCALSGGVDSAVAALLLKRAGYYVTGVLMKNWDHLEERGACAAEQDCEDAYRVCRTLDVPFHQVSYVKEYWNEVFSNLLKEYQSGRTPNPDVLCNKHIKFKHFFQYAVGTLAVRLYQGADRLKDQTFFLSQISQDALRRTLFPLAGLTKDFVKKMAAEAGFQHLLNKKESMGICFIGERNFEDFILEYLEPQPGNFVSVEDGKIMGTHKGWFTFTLGQRARIGGQRDAWFVVDKDVSSRDVFVAPGTNHPALYRDTLRTDRFHWIAEEPPAELVHRKMMDCQFRFQHQMPLIPCTVTLNQDGSVWVTMHRPIRALTLGQFAVLYKGEECLGSGKIVRLGPSLHTLQRGRDRLKTASESDGDRTTGPVG; encoded by the exons ATGGCGGTTCGGAGGCACGTGGTGTGCGCGCTGTCCGGCGGGGTGGACAGTGCCGTGGCCGCGCTCCTGCTCAAGCGCGCAG GATACTACGTGACGGGAGTTCTCATGAAGAACTGGGACCACCTGGAGGAGCGCGGCGCGTGCGCTGCGGAGCAGGACTGCGAGGACGCCTACAGGGTGTGTAGGACGCTAGACGTGCCCTTCCACCAGGTGTCCTACGTCAAAGAGTACTGGAACGAAGTGTTCAG TAATCTTCTGAAGGAGTACCAGAGTGGCAGGACACCCAACCCAGACGTACTGTGTAACAAGCACATCAAATTCAAGCACTTCTTCCAGTACGCCGTCGGCACGCTGG CGGTAAGACTGTATCAGGGAGCCGATCGCCTTAAGGACCAGACGTTTTTCCTCAGCCAGATCTCCCAGGATGCACTGCGCCGGACACTCTTCCCCCTTGCAGGGCTGACTAAAGATTTTGTGAAGAAGATGGCAGCGGAGGCTGGCTTccagcatctcctaaataaaaaGGAG AGCATGGGAATTTGCTTCATTGGAGAAAGAAACTTCGAGGATTTCATTTTAGAG TACTTGGAGCCACAGCCTGGAAACTTTGTCTCCGTCGAAGATGGGAAGATCATGGGAACGCACAAAG GCTGGTTCACCTTCACTTTAGGACAGAGGGCGAGGATCGGAGGGCAGAGGGATGCCTGGTTTGTGGTGGACAAGGACGTCAGCTCGAGGGACGTATTTGTG GCTCCGGGGACCAACCACCCAGCGCTGTACCGAGACACGCTGCGGACCGATCGGTTCCACTGGATCGCCGAGGAGCCGCCGGCTGAGCTGGTGCACAGAAAAATGATGGACTGTCAGTTCCGCTTCCAGCATCAGATGCCCCTCA TACCGTGTACCGTGACTCTGAACCAGGACGGATCCGTTTGGGTCACCATGCACCGGCCAATCAGAGCGCTGACGCTTGGACAG TTTGCAGTGCTTTACAAGGGGGAAGAGTGCCTGGGCAGCGGGAAGATCGTGCGCCTGGGTCCCTCGCTCCACACCTTGCAGCGGGGCCGGGATCGCCTGAAGACCGCCTCTGAGAGCGACGGCGATCGCACCACGGGGCCGGTCGGCTGA
- the trmu gene encoding mitochondrial tRNA-specific 2-thiouridylase 1 isoform X1, with product MAVRRHVVCALSGGVDSAVAALLLKRAGYYVTGVLMKNWDHLEERGACAAEQDCEDAYRVCRTLDVPFHQVSYVKEYWNEVFSNLLKEYQSGRTPNPDVLCNKHIKFKHFFQYAVGTLGADAMATGHYARTSQEDEEAFRRRDVPLPRPLFRDRFEIRNPVRLYQGADRLKDQTFFLSQISQDALRRTLFPLAGLTKDFVKKMAAEAGFQHLLNKKESMGICFIGERNFEDFILEYLEPQPGNFVSVEDGKIMGTHKGWFTFTLGQRARIGGQRDAWFVVDKDVSSRDVFVAPGTNHPALYRDTLRTDRFHWIAEEPPAELVHRKMMDCQFRFQHQMPLIPCTVTLNQDGSVWVTMHRPIRALTLGQFAVLYKGEECLGSGKIVRLGPSLHTLQRGRDRLKTASESDGDRTTGPVG from the exons ATGGCGGTTCGGAGGCACGTGGTGTGCGCGCTGTCCGGCGGGGTGGACAGTGCCGTGGCCGCGCTCCTGCTCAAGCGCGCAG GATACTACGTGACGGGAGTTCTCATGAAGAACTGGGACCACCTGGAGGAGCGCGGCGCGTGCGCTGCGGAGCAGGACTGCGAGGACGCCTACAGGGTGTGTAGGACGCTAGACGTGCCCTTCCACCAGGTGTCCTACGTCAAAGAGTACTGGAACGAAGTGTTCAG TAATCTTCTGAAGGAGTACCAGAGTGGCAGGACACCCAACCCAGACGTACTGTGTAACAAGCACATCAAATTCAAGCACTTCTTCCAGTACGCCGTCGGCACGCTGG GTGCTGATGCTATGGCAACGGGGCACTATGCCAGGACATCCCAGGAGGACGAGGAGGCGTTCCGACGGAGAGACGTCCCCCTTCCTCGGCCTCTGTTCAGGGATCGCTTTGAGATCAGAAACC CGGTAAGACTGTATCAGGGAGCCGATCGCCTTAAGGACCAGACGTTTTTCCTCAGCCAGATCTCCCAGGATGCACTGCGCCGGACACTCTTCCCCCTTGCAGGGCTGACTAAAGATTTTGTGAAGAAGATGGCAGCGGAGGCTGGCTTccagcatctcctaaataaaaaGGAG AGCATGGGAATTTGCTTCATTGGAGAAAGAAACTTCGAGGATTTCATTTTAGAG TACTTGGAGCCACAGCCTGGAAACTTTGTCTCCGTCGAAGATGGGAAGATCATGGGAACGCACAAAG GCTGGTTCACCTTCACTTTAGGACAGAGGGCGAGGATCGGAGGGCAGAGGGATGCCTGGTTTGTGGTGGACAAGGACGTCAGCTCGAGGGACGTATTTGTG GCTCCGGGGACCAACCACCCAGCGCTGTACCGAGACACGCTGCGGACCGATCGGTTCCACTGGATCGCCGAGGAGCCGCCGGCTGAGCTGGTGCACAGAAAAATGATGGACTGTCAGTTCCGCTTCCAGCATCAGATGCCCCTCA TACCGTGTACCGTGACTCTGAACCAGGACGGATCCGTTTGGGTCACCATGCACCGGCCAATCAGAGCGCTGACGCTTGGACAG TTTGCAGTGCTTTACAAGGGGGAAGAGTGCCTGGGCAGCGGGAAGATCGTGCGCCTGGGTCCCTCGCTCCACACCTTGCAGCGGGGCCGGGATCGCCTGAAGACCGCCTCTGAGAGCGACGGCGATCGCACCACGGGGCCGGTCGGCTGA
- the trmu gene encoding mitochondrial tRNA-specific 2-thiouridylase 1 isoform X3 — protein MAVRRHVVCALSGGVDSAVAALLLKRAGYYVTGVLMKNWDHLEERGACAAEQDCEDAYRVCRTLDVPFHQVSYVKEYWNEVFSNLLKEYQSGRTPNPDVLCNKHIKFKHFFQYAVGTLGADAMATGHYARTSQEDEEAFRRRDVPLPRPLFRDRFEIRNPVRLYQGADRLKDQTFFLSQISQDALRRTLFPLAGLTKDFVKKMAAEAGFQHLLNKKESMGICFIGERNFEDFILEYLEPQPGNFVSVEDGKIMGTHKGWFTFTLGQRARIGGQRDAWFVVDKDVSSRDVFVAPGTNHPALYRDTLRTDRFHWIAEEPPAELVHRKMMDCQFRFQHQMPLICSALQGGRVPGQREDRAPGSLAPHLAAGPGSPEDRL, from the exons ATGGCGGTTCGGAGGCACGTGGTGTGCGCGCTGTCCGGCGGGGTGGACAGTGCCGTGGCCGCGCTCCTGCTCAAGCGCGCAG GATACTACGTGACGGGAGTTCTCATGAAGAACTGGGACCACCTGGAGGAGCGCGGCGCGTGCGCTGCGGAGCAGGACTGCGAGGACGCCTACAGGGTGTGTAGGACGCTAGACGTGCCCTTCCACCAGGTGTCCTACGTCAAAGAGTACTGGAACGAAGTGTTCAG TAATCTTCTGAAGGAGTACCAGAGTGGCAGGACACCCAACCCAGACGTACTGTGTAACAAGCACATCAAATTCAAGCACTTCTTCCAGTACGCCGTCGGCACGCTGG GTGCTGATGCTATGGCAACGGGGCACTATGCCAGGACATCCCAGGAGGACGAGGAGGCGTTCCGACGGAGAGACGTCCCCCTTCCTCGGCCTCTGTTCAGGGATCGCTTTGAGATCAGAAACC CGGTAAGACTGTATCAGGGAGCCGATCGCCTTAAGGACCAGACGTTTTTCCTCAGCCAGATCTCCCAGGATGCACTGCGCCGGACACTCTTCCCCCTTGCAGGGCTGACTAAAGATTTTGTGAAGAAGATGGCAGCGGAGGCTGGCTTccagcatctcctaaataaaaaGGAG AGCATGGGAATTTGCTTCATTGGAGAAAGAAACTTCGAGGATTTCATTTTAGAG TACTTGGAGCCACAGCCTGGAAACTTTGTCTCCGTCGAAGATGGGAAGATCATGGGAACGCACAAAG GCTGGTTCACCTTCACTTTAGGACAGAGGGCGAGGATCGGAGGGCAGAGGGATGCCTGGTTTGTGGTGGACAAGGACGTCAGCTCGAGGGACGTATTTGTG GCTCCGGGGACCAACCACCCAGCGCTGTACCGAGACACGCTGCGGACCGATCGGTTCCACTGGATCGCCGAGGAGCCGCCGGCTGAGCTGGTGCACAGAAAAATGATGGACTGTCAGTTCCGCTTCCAGCATCAGATGCCCCTCA TTTGCAGTGCTTTACAAGGGGGAAGAGTGCCTGGGCAGCGGGAAGATCGTGCGCCTGGGTCCCTCGCTCCACACCTTGCAGCGGGGCCGGGATCGCCTGAAGACCGCCTCTGA
- the LOC108920953 gene encoding uncharacterized protein LOC108920953, with protein MESTSVAASITLEMLKEAWETVRSSPLGVINTPMIPCSQTTLPLNCGDSIYLKMENLQRTGSFKIRGVANQLARRPRGHPFVTMSAGNYGKSFAYASKYYGCKGKVVMPDTAPASRSALIQSVGVDVERVPTSSLMDVVKRCVQEESMTFLHSYDDVDLIAGHASLGFEILEVLPDVDVVVVCCGGGGLLAGIAAAIKLSGCKSTEIHGVEPEGACTMYRSFIEKKPVGMDSKSIASGLAPPFAGTLPYDICKELVKDIVLVTDEEIKAAVSTLYQSGFVVEPSGAAAFAAIINNKIPNITGKRVVVVLSGGNIGRDELTSYPD; from the exons ATGGAGAGCACATCCGTAGCAGCCAGCATCACCCTGGAGATGCTGAAGGAAGCGTGGGAAACGGTGCGGTCGAGTCCCCTGGGGGTGATCAACACACCCATGATCCCATGCAGCCAAACCACGCTGCCTCTCAACTGCGGTGACAGCATCTACCTGAAAATGGAGAACCTGCAGCGGACCG GTTCATTTAAGATAAGAGGAGTTGCTAACCAGCTTGCCAGAAGACCCAGAGGGCACCCATTTGTGACCATGTCAGCAGGGAACTATGGGAAGTCATTTGCCTATGCATCCAAATACTATGGATGTAAGGGCAAAGTAGTGATGCCTGACACAGCTCCTGCTTCCAGATCAGCACTGATACAA AGTGTAGGAGTTGACGTTGAACGTGTTCCAACTTCATCGCTGATGGATGTGGTGAAGCGGTGTGTACAAGAGGAAAGCATGACTTTCTTGCACTCTTATGATGACGTTGACCTCATTGCAGGACATGCAAG CCTGGGGTTTGAAATCCTAGAAGTGTTACCCGATGTGGACGTGGTGGTGGTGTGCTGTGGAGGAGGTGGTTTGCTGGCTGGCATAGCAGCAGCTATTAAGCTCTCGGGCTGCAAGAGCACTGAAATCCATGGAGTGGAGCCAGAGGGAG CCTGTACCATGTACAGAAGCTTCATTGAGAAGAAACCTGTTGGCATGGATTCTAAAAGCATTGCATCAGGACTAGCACCACCTTTTGCAG GAACGTTGCCTTATGACATCTGCAAAGAGTTAGTGAAGGACATTGTACTGGTTACCGACGAGGAGATCAAGGCTGCTGTGTCAACCCTGTACCAGTCCGGCTTTGTGGTTGAACCATCCGGAGCCGCAGCCTTTGCCGCCATTATCAACAACAAGATACCCAACATCACTGGGAAAAGGGTTGTGGTTGTTCTCAGTGGAGGAAACATTGGCAGGGATGAGCTGACCAGTTATCCAGACTAG
- the gtse1 gene encoding G2 and S phase-expressed protein 1, translating into MASLTSPEFNLLEEQFDFDVSLSSSSGKEDDEDEVFLGPFSHKEKCMSVGIDCSVRKDASSGRSVGEEPSWSPLPGDKFVEIFNEAHLLAREIERKNSDKGVAEEVRAMEKHAETKENFVDDPRAKLNVLGKAANLALSPIKRETFCVQNSPMKRLPPAIQRRLLKTGGAPSPTKNSASTSSPARVCKALPKNTLRSKAALSSTKVLPSRPIAPGTAPLLPPDKARLPRTEKGKMLRQRSPHTRHLSSAGSSEDLLSDGTSVTSDISDTSLNTSLPLKTGSSLPASRKSGLQRQTAMKVIPLQNRIILDRKNTSSSSSSKSSMNSSLSTSPTGKGKMNTSLNSSSNNVKARTSGSANKRLSSVVPTNTRTSSSLARAPELGPPVRSKTDLQAQPIKTTPVRKPQPTASQQTSKQNLERASSVPNVPVTVVGAVPSIKGSAKPKSFVVPTPRSQSTGLQQSECPSPDAPMSMKPKRLMSLGSVESLIQKTGVLPPDVLQSPSIVGSPVQSKARRVSALPTPVKRRVSGIPLLTPKSVTRPSKSSYSAEMESLPMSAKMINHGSPVLKVNEQLNTQKLEPVSTEELSDPSELQPFSMEGEVREKTGILLNSTSEGCTPPSPVTCPSEHLESTKHAPQNQEPASPVGWQQLSDSNEVSKTQENEVLLVDAPPPVLRSEERLLIDLSNTPDFIKTSPVKPSGEQLIDLSSPLITWSPVDKENTIDGTPLINLSF; encoded by the exons ATGGCCTCCCTCACCAGCCCTG AATTTAATCTGTTAGAGGAGCAGTTTGACTTTGATGTTTCGCTGTCATCGTCAAG CGGTAAggaggatgatgaagatgaggtCTTTTTGGGTCCATTCAGTCACAAGGAGAAGTGCATGTCTGTTGGGATTGACTGTAGCGTGCGGAAGGACGCTAGCAGTGGGCGTTCTGTGGGTGAGGAGCCGAGCTGGAGCCCGCTCCCTGGGGACAAATTTGTAGAGATCTTCAACGAGGCTCACCTGCTGGCCAGGGAGATTGAGAGGAAAAACAGTGACAAGGGGGTCGCCGAAGAGGTCCGGGCCatggaaaaacatgcagaaactAAGGAGAACTTCGTGGATGACCCTAGAGCTAAGCTGAATGTCTTAGGAAAAGCAGCCAATCTTGCTCTCAGTCCTATCAAAAGAGAGACCTTCTGTGTGCAGAACAGCCCAATGAAAAGGCTTCCTCCAGCCATTCAGCGTCGCCTCCTGAAAACTGGCGGTGCCCCCAGCCCTACCAAGAACTCTGCCAGCACCTCCAGCCCAGCCAGAGTGTGCAAGGCTCTGCCCAAGAACACTCTGAGAAGTAAAGCTGCCTTGTCGAGCACAAAAGTCCTTCCGAGCAGGCCCATAGCTCCAGGAACagctccactgctgcctccagaCAAGGCCAGGCTGCCACGTACAGAAAAG GGTAAAATGCTTCGGCAAAGAAGTCCCCACACGCGACATCTCAGCAGTGCCGGCTCATCTGAGGACCTCCTCTCGGATGGTACCAGTGTTACTTCTGACATCAGCGACACCTCTCTTAACACCAGCTTGCCTTTGAAGACAGGCTCAAGCTTGCCAGCTTCCAGAAAG AGTGGCCTTCAGAGACAAACCGCAATGAAAGTTATACCGCTGCAAAACAGGATAATTTTagacagaaaaaatacatcctcctcatcctcctcaaaaTCCAGTATGAATTCCAGTCTCTCAACCTCCCCCACTGGGAAAG GGAAAATGAATACATCGTTGAACTCGAGCAGTAATAACGTGAAGGCTCGTACATCAGGAAGCGCGAACAAACGGCTGAGTTCAGTAGTACCAACAAACACACGGACTTCCTCTTCTCTGGCAAGAGCTCCTGAGCTTGGACCGCCAGTACGGAGCAAAACTGATCTTCAGGCTCAGCCCATCAAGACAACCCCTGTCAGAAAACCACAGCCTACTGCTTCACAACAAACGTCAAAGCAAAACTTGGAAAGGGCTAGCTCTGTGCCCAATGTCCCTGTCACTGTAGTAGGGGCTGTTCCCAGCATTAAGGGCAGTGCCAAACCAAAAAGCTTTGTTGTCCCAACTCCCAGAAGTCAGTCCACAGGACTACAGCAATCAGAgt GTCCTTCACCTGATGCACCAATGAGCATGAAGCCAAAAAGGTTAATGTCTCTTGGCAGTGTTGAAAG TCTAATCCAGAAGACGGGTGTCCTACCTCCAGACGTACTCCAAAGCCCTAGTATCGTAGGGTCACCTGTGCAGTCCAAGGCAAGACGTGTTTCTGCTTTGCCAACCCCGGTTAAACGGCGGGTCTCTGGGATCCCACTTCTGACTCCAAAAAGCGTGACTCGGCCTAGCAAATCTAGTTACTCCGCTGAAATGGAGAGTCTACCTATGTCTGCCAAGATGATCAACCATGGGAG TCCTGTGCTGAAAGTGAACGAGCAGCTAAATACCCAAAAGCTGGAGCCTGTTTCCACGGAAGAGCTCTCTGACCCATCTGAGCTCCAGCCCTTCTCCATGGAGGGGGAAGTCAGGGAGAAAACAGGGATTTTGCTGAACTCCACATCAGAAGGGTGCACTCCTCCATCACCTGTTACTTGCCCATCTGAACACTTGGAAAGCACCAAACATGCCCCACAGAACCAGGAACCTGCCAGTCCAGTGGGGTGGCAGCAACTGTCAGATTCTAATGAGGTGTCAAAGACTCAAGAAAATGAG GTTTTACTGGTAGATGCTCCACCTCCTGTATTAAGATCTGAAGAAAGGCTTCTCATTGATCTGTCCAACACTCCTGACTTCATAAAAACTTCCCCAGTGAAGCCATCTGGTGAGCAG CTAATTGATCTGAGTTCTCCGCTCATTACCTGGAGTCCAGTGGACAAGGAGAACACCATAGACGGTACACCTCTCATCAacctgtcattttaa